A section of the Halichoerus grypus chromosome 11, mHalGry1.hap1.1, whole genome shotgun sequence genome encodes:
- the KCTD21 gene encoding BTB/POZ domain-containing protein KCTD21, protein MSDPITLNVGGKLYTTSLATLTSFPDSMLGAMFSGKMPTKRDSQGNCFIDRDGKVFRYILNFLRTSHLDLPEDFQEMGLLRREADFYQVQPLIEALQEKEVELSKAEKNAMLNITLNQRVQTVHFTVREAPQIYSLSSSSMEVFNANIFSTSCLFLKLLGSKLFYCSNGNLSSITSHLQDPNHLTLDWVANVEGLPEEEYTKQNLKRLWVVPANKQINSFQVFVEEVLKIALSDGFCIDSSHPHAVDFMNNKIIRLIRYR, encoded by the coding sequence ATGTCAGACCCCATCACACTGAACGTCGGGGGGAAGCTCTACACGACCTCACTGGCAACCTTGACCAGCTTCCCCGACTCCATGCTGGGCGCCATGTTCAGTGGGAAGATGCCCACCAAGAGGGACAGCCAGGGTAACTGCTTCATCGACCGTGATGGCAAAGTGTTCCGCTACATCCTCAACTTCCTGCGGACCTCCCACTTGGACTTGCCGGAGGACTTCCAGGAGATGGGCCTGCTCCGAAGGGAGGCTGACTTCTACCAGGTGCAGCCCCTGATTGAGGCACTACAGGAAAAGGAGGTGGAGCTCTCCAAGGCCGAGAAGAATgccatgctcaacatcaccctgAACCAGCGTGTGCAGACAGTCCACTTCACCGTGCGGGAGGCACCTCAGATCTACAGCCTCTCCTCCTCCAGCATGGAGGTCTTCAACGCCAACATCTTCAGTACCTCTTGCCTCTTCCTCAAGCTCCTGGGCTCCAAGCTCTTCTACTGCTCCAATGGCAATCTCTCCTCCATCACCAGCCACCTGCAGGACCCCAACCACCTGACTCTGGACTGGGTGGCCAATGTGGAGGGCCTGCCAGAGGAGGAGTACACCAAGCAGAACCTCAAGAGGCTCTGGGTGGTGCCAGCCAACAAGCAGATCAACAGCTTCCAGGTCTTTGTGGAAGAGGTGCTGAAAATCGCTCTGAGTGATGGCTTCTGCATCGATTCTTCTCACCCACACGCCGTGGATTTTATGAACAATAAGATTATTCGATTAATACGGTACAGGTAA